A region of the Desulfonatronum thioautotrophicum genome:
CCGTGACGCCCCTCCCAGGTTCGCTGGTCAATTCCAGGGCTCCGCCCATCAACTCGGCCAGCCCCTTGGCCAGGGTCAGCCCCATGCCGATACCGCCATGGGAACGGGTCGACGATCCGTCCGCCTGGGTAAAGGGCTCGAAGATCCGTTCCCGATCCACCTCGTCAATGCCAACTCCGGTGTCCGCCACGGTGAACAGCACAGCAACCTGTTTTTCATGGGCAACCTCGGAAGGCTCGACGCGGATGCTCACCTCGCCCTCGCTGGTGAAGGCCAGGGCATTGCCCACCAGGTTGACCAGAATCTGGCGCAGCCTGGCCTCGTCTCCCACAAGTTTCGCGGGCAAGGAGGTAGCAACCCGGCATACCAGATTCACCTGCCGCTGTCTGGCCTGGGGCAGGAACACGCCGACCAGGCCGTCCAAGGTTTCCCGGATGCTGAAATCCCGGCACCGCAGTTCCATCGTGCCGGCGTCCAGGTCCGCGAACTCAAGGATATCACTCAGTATCCCGGTCAGATGCTGCGCAGAATCCAGGGCCAGATGGAGATATTCCCGCTGCTCGCGCTCCGTGCATCCGGCCTGCATCACCTGCATCATGCCCACGATTCCGTTCAGCGGCGTGCGCAGTTCATGACTCATGTTGGCCAGGAACTCCTTCTTGGTCTTGAGCGCCTTTTCCGCTGTCTCCTTGGCCAGGAGCAAATCCTGCTCGTACCTTTTTTGCCGGGTGACATCCCGACCCAGGGCCAGCACCGAGGCCGTCCGCCCCTGGCCGTCCCGTTCCGGAACGAGACGCAGATTAAGGGTCAAGGTCGTTCCGCCGGCCTCCACGTGCACCACTTCCTGCTCCACCGGGGCTCCGGTGCGAAACACCTCCGGGACGTGCTGTTCCCATAATTCGACCAACGATGGGGCAAGCCCGAGTTCGCGAGGGGTTTTGCCAAGGTACGCACCCGGTTCCAGGCTCCCGATCAACCGGATTTTTTTCGAAACAAAGGTGAACCGGATCTGCTCGTCAAGGCGCATCACCACGTCCGGCAGCTCGTCGATGAGCACCTGGTTGCGCTGCTCGCTTTCCAGAAACAGGCGGCGCAGCCGAAGGTGGGTCGCCACCCTGGCCAAGACCTCATCGGCCTGGAAGGGCTTGGTCACATAGTCCACCCCGCCCTGGGCAAAAGCGCGGACCTTGTCCCCCACCTCGTTCATGGCGCTGATGAACAGCACCGGAATGTCCCGCAACCGCTCGTCGGCCTTGAGAAGGCGGCAGACCTCGTACCCGTCCATCTCCGGCATCCGGATGTCCAGCAGAACCAGGTGCGGCGGGTGCCGGGCAGCGGCCTGCAAAGCCCGATCCCCCCGGGGAAAAGCCATGACTTTGTATCCCTGTTCGCCGAGCAGATCCTGCAACAGCTTCAGGTTCTCCGGCGTGTCGTCCACGACCATGATGGTCGGTGCGTCCTGCGCTTTATACATGGGTCTCTCCTTGGTTCGCCTTGCCTGTTTTCGGGCCGACGGTTCCGTTTTCAAAGCACATCCACCCTGTCCCTCCCACCTTCCTTTGCCCGGTACATGGCCTGATCCGCGCGACTCAGCAAAGCGTCCGCGCTATCGCCCGACCTCACCTGACTGACGCCGATACTTACGGTGTAGGAGACCATGCCGGTGCTCGTGCTCACATTTGCCGAACGGACGGCCTGGCACAGCCTTTGTGCCAGCAGGACAGCCTGTTTCGCATCACTCTCGGGAAGGAGCACGACGACGAATTCCTCTCCGCCCAGGCGGCCGGGAATGTCCGTCTTGCGGATCGTTGCGCGAAGGACTTTCGCGAAATGGCGGAGCACCTCGTCGCCACCGGCATGGCCGCGGGTGTCGTTGATCTTCTTGAAGTGGTCCAGATCCGCCAGAAGCAGGGAGAAAGATTTCCCGTAGCGCTGCTGCCGGCTGATTTCCTGTTCCAGGGTCTCCATGAACGCCCGACGGTTCGGCAAGCCGGTCAGGCTGTCCGTTCGAACCAGTTCCTCCATGCACCTTCTTTGGGCTTCCAGTTCCAGCAAAAGTCGGCGTTGACGCAGTTGGATACGCACCCTGGCCAACACCTCATCGGCATGGAAGGGCTTGGTCACATAGTCCACCCCGCCCTGGGCAAAAGCACGGACCTTGTCCTCCACCTCGTTCATGGCGCTGATGAACAGCACCGGAATGTCCCGCAA
Encoded here:
- a CDS encoding ATP-binding response regulator, with the protein product MYKAQDAPTIMVVDDTPENLKLLQDLLGEQGYKVMAFPRGDRALQAAARHPPHLVLLDIRMPEMDGYEVCRLLKADERLRDIPVLFISAMNEVGDKVRAFAQGGVDYVTKPFQADEVLARVATHLRLRRLFLESEQRNQVLIDELPDVVMRLDEQIRFTFVSKKIRLIGSLEPGAYLGKTPRELGLAPSLVELWEQHVPEVFRTGAPVEQEVVHVEAGGTTLTLNLRLVPERDGQGRTASVLALGRDVTRQKRYEQDLLLAKETAEKALKTKKEFLANMSHELRTPLNGIVGMMQVMQAGCTEREQREYLHLALDSAQHLTGILSDILEFADLDAGTMELRCRDFSIRETLDGLVGVFLPQARQRQVNLVCRVATSLPAKLVGDEARLRQILVNLVGNALAFTSEGEVSIRVEPSEVAHEKQVAVLFTVADTGVGIDEVDRERIFEPFTQADGSSTRSHGGIGMGLTLAKGLAELMGGALELTSEPGRGVTARLTLPFQPAGADLA
- a CDS encoding diguanylate cyclase; protein product: MNQGHEPPRPVVDERIAREVVENLAVGAGSPSSPELLCDDWRDFAAAGSTRLRAERESSTVMVVDDTPENLKLLRDLLGEQGYKVMAFPRGDRALQAAARQQPDLILLDIRMPEMDGYEVCRRLKADERLRDIPVLFISAMNEVEDKVRAFAQGGVDYVTKPFHADEVLARVRIQLRQRRLLLELEAQRRCMEELVRTDSLTGLPNRRAFMETLEQEISRQQRYGKSFSLLLADLDHFKKINDTRGHAGGDEVLRHFAKVLRATIRKTDIPGRLGGEEFVVVLLPESDAKQAVLLAQRLCQAVRSANVSTSTGMVSYTVSIGVSQVRSGDSADALLSRADQAMYRAKEGGRDRVDVL